A genomic region of Hippoglossus hippoglossus isolate fHipHip1 chromosome 8, fHipHip1.pri, whole genome shotgun sequence contains the following coding sequences:
- the LOC117766382 gene encoding somatostatin receptor type 5-like, whose amino-acid sequence MDGFNWTSTSENVTRTSSKIYPNYTNNNSSEAPAPMPFSVVTAVIYTIVFIVGFLGNTLVIYVVVRYAKMKTVTNMYILNLALADELYILGIPFLGTNSVLSYWPYGDFFCKVCMTADAMSQFSSTFCLTVMSIDRYLAVVYPIRSSKWRKPQVAKVFNGMVWVVSFLIVLPVTIYSDVQDNFYTCNVTWPDPNDLWSIVFILYTSILGFFCPLFVISLCYLIIVIKVRSAGVRAGLTKRRRSERKVTRMVVIIVLVFVLCWLPFFTANLVNLVYIIPESNSTVTVYFFLVILTYVNSCANPILYGFLSDNFKQSFQKVLCFYKPNGVSTTDQMRSRQAAPKMEVVDSLDKEPFTSTTAVDGQ is encoded by the exons ATGGACGGTTTCAACTGGACGTCGACATCTGAGAACGTCACGAGGACCTCCTCCAAGATCTACCCCAACTACACCAACAACAATTCCTCAGAGGCGCCTGCGCCAATGCCCTTCAGCGTGGTCACCGCTGTCATCTACACCATCGTCTTCATCGTGGGTTTTCTGGGTAACACGCTGGTCATCTATGTGGTGGTCCGCTACGCCAAGATGAAAACTGTAACAAACATGTACATCCTCAATTTAGCCTTGGCGGACGAACTCTACATCTTGGGAATTCCCTTCCTTGGCACTAATAGTGTACTTTCCTATTGGCCATACGGGGATTTCTTCTGCAAGGTGTGCATGACTGCTGACGCCATGAGCCAGTTTAGCTCCACCTTTTGCCTAACAGTAATGAGCATTGATCGCTATCTGGCCGTGGTTTATCCTATTCGCAGCTCCAAATGGCGGAAGCCACAGGTGGCCAAGGTATTCAATGGCATGGTGTGGGTTGTGTCCTTCCTGATCGTGCTGCCAGTCACTATTTACTCGGATGTACAGGATAATTTTTACACCTGCAACGTGACCTGGCCTGATCCAAATGATTTGTGGTCCATTGTCTTCATCCTCTACACATCCATCCTGGGCTTCTTTTGTCCACTCTTTGTCATCAGCCTCTGCTACCTGATCATTGTCATCAAG GTGAGGTCTGCCGGTGTGCGTGCAGGCCTGACTAAGCGGCGGAGGTCGGAGCGCAAGGTGACGCGTATGGTGGTGATCATCGTGTTGGTGTTTGTTCTTTGCTGGCTGCCCTTCTTTACTGCCAATCTTGTCAACCTGGTTTATATCATCCCTGAGAGCAATTCCACCGTCACAGTCTACTTCTTCCTGGTCATCCTCACCTATGTCAACTCCTGCGCCAATCCAATCCTCTACGGCTTCCTCTCCGACAACTTCAAGCAGAGCTTCCAGAAAGTGCTCTGCTTCTACAAACCAAATGGCGTCAGCACCACGGACCAGATGAGAAGCAGACAGGCCGCACCCAAG ATGGAGGTTGTTGACAGCCTTGACAAGGAGCCTTTCACCTCAACAACAGCAGTGGATGGTCAGTGA